Genomic segment of candidate division TA06 bacterium:
TGGCAGAGCTTCTGCTGGCCAGATGTCCCAATGTGAAGGAAGTCCAGAAACTGGCGAAAAGCTTTGGAGTGGGTAAGCCCAGGTTCAGATTGAAGGATGAACGATGCATTCTCTGTGGAAGATGTGTGCGCGCCTGTCGGGAGATAGTGAAGGTGGGAGCGATCAGTCTGGTCAACCGCGGCAAAGAGAGAGAAATGAAGTCGCCCTTCCACACCGCTTCAAGTACTTGTATCGGGTGCGGCACCTGCTTATACGTATGTCCCACAGATGCTGTGGACCTTGGGGAGATAAAGTTGAAGGAAACGGTACATAGCTGGGGGGTAGATTTCGAAACCAGGATGTGCCGGATCTGTGGAGAATATCACTTTGCTCCAGAGTATGGATTCGATTATGAGGAA
This window contains:
- a CDS encoding 4Fe-4S dicluster domain-containing protein, with product MAELTIDNKRVRVEEGSTVLEAARSAGIHIPTFCYYETLSPYGACRLCTVEVHRKGGSWLVASCLLRAEEGMVISTNTPRVVEARKILAELLLARCPNVKEVQKLAKSFGVGKPRFRLKDERCILCGRCVRACREIVKVGAISLVNRGKEREMKSPFHTASSTCIGCGTCLYVCPTDAVDLGEIKLKETVHSWGVDFETRMCRICGEYHFAPEYGFDYEELKRGDS